From the genome of Duffyella gerundensis, one region includes:
- the aqpZ gene encoding aquaporin Z: protein MQKFMAELLGTFVLVLGGCGSAVLAAAFPQLGIGFAGVALAFGLTVLIMAYAVGHISGGHFNPAVTLGLIAGGRFPLSQALPYIIAQLAGATAAAAVLYLVASGQPGFDVTASGFASNGFAEHSPGGYSLLAGMVIEVVLTAVFLIVIMGATDKSAPAGFAPIAIGLALTLIHLVSIPVTNTSVNPARSTGVALFQGTWALSQLWMFWLMPIVGAVLGGVIYRNLLQKAED, encoded by the coding sequence ATGCAAAAATTCATGGCTGAATTACTCGGCACCTTCGTGCTGGTACTGGGCGGCTGCGGCAGTGCCGTACTGGCGGCGGCGTTCCCGCAGCTGGGCATCGGCTTCGCTGGCGTGGCGCTGGCGTTTGGCCTGACCGTGCTGATCATGGCGTACGCGGTAGGCCATATTTCCGGTGGCCACTTCAATCCGGCGGTGACGCTGGGCCTGATTGCTGGCGGACGTTTTCCTCTGTCACAGGCGCTGCCTTATATCATCGCTCAGCTGGCAGGCGCGACGGCTGCCGCCGCGGTGCTCTATCTGGTCGCTTCCGGCCAACCGGGCTTTGACGTTACCGCCAGCGGCTTCGCCAGCAACGGTTTCGCCGAGCATTCGCCGGGCGGTTACAGCTTGTTGGCCGGTATGGTTATCGAGGTGGTGCTGACCGCCGTGTTCCTGATTGTGATCATGGGCGCGACCGACAAAAGCGCACCGGCAGGCTTTGCCCCGATCGCTATCGGTCTGGCACTGACGCTGATTCACCTGGTGAGCATTCCGGTGACCAATACCTCGGTTAACCCGGCGCGCAGCACCGGCGTGGCCCTGTTTCAGGGCACCTGGGCGCTGTCCCAGCTGTGGATGTTCTGGCTGATGCCGATCGTTGGTGCGGTACTTGGTGGTGTGATCTATCGGAATTTACTGCAAAAAGCAGAGGATTAA
- the panS gene encoding ketopantoate/pantoate/pantothenate transporter PanS: MLATVTRLFPLWAVLLSVAAYYSPGTFLAIGPWVSYLLMLIMFGMGVTLNIGDFKRVLTRPAPVIAGTFLHYLVMPLAAWGLAKLFHMPPDLSAGMILVGSVASGTASNVMIYLAKGDVALSVTISSVSALVGVFATPLLTRFYVDTHIQVDVVGMLLSIIKIVLIPITLGLIIHHTLNGVVRRVEPYLPAFSMVCILLIISAVVAGSQGFIGSVGLVVIAAVMLHNAIGLLGGYWGGKLFGFDESTCRTLALEVGMQNSGLAATLGKLYFSPLAALPGALFSVWHNLSGSLLAGYWSGKPIKKK, from the coding sequence ATGCTCGCCACCGTTACCCGCCTGTTCCCGCTGTGGGCAGTGCTGCTCTCCGTTGCTGCTTATTACTCTCCCGGTACCTTTCTGGCAATCGGCCCGTGGGTCAGTTATCTACTGATGCTGATCATGTTTGGTATGGGTGTCACCCTGAATATTGGCGATTTCAAACGCGTGCTGACGCGCCCGGCACCGGTGATTGCCGGCACTTTTCTGCACTATCTGGTGATGCCGCTGGCCGCATGGGGGCTGGCGAAGCTGTTTCATATGCCGCCCGACCTCTCTGCCGGCATGATTCTGGTCGGCAGCGTCGCCAGCGGCACTGCCTCCAACGTGATGATCTATCTGGCAAAAGGCGATGTTGCGCTGTCGGTGACCATCTCGTCGGTTTCCGCGCTGGTCGGGGTTTTCGCTACGCCACTGCTGACCCGTTTTTACGTCGATACCCATATTCAGGTCGATGTGGTGGGCATGCTGCTCAGTATCATAAAAATTGTGCTGATACCGATCACCCTGGGACTGATTATCCATCACACGCTGAATGGCGTGGTGCGGCGCGTCGAGCCCTATCTGCCTGCGTTCTCAATGGTCTGCATCCTGCTGATCATCAGCGCAGTAGTGGCGGGCAGTCAGGGCTTTATTGGTTCGGTGGGTCTGGTGGTTATCGCCGCGGTGATGCTGCATAACGCCATTGGCCTGCTTGGCGGTTACTGGGGCGGTAAGCTGTTTGGCTTTGATGAGTCGACCTGCCGCACGCTGGCGCTGGAAGTGGGCATGCAGAACTCCGGTCTGGCGGCGACGCTGGGCAAGCTCTACTTTTCGCCGCTGGCGGCGCTGCCAGGCGCGCTGTTCTCAGTTTGGCACAACCTCTCCGGCTCCTTGCTGGCGGGCTACTGGTCCGGCAAACCGATTAAGAAAAAGTAA